The Phaenicophaeus curvirostris isolate KB17595 chromosome Z, BPBGC_Pcur_1.0, whole genome shotgun sequence genome includes the window ATGCATCTGTGTAAACAGTATTGAAGATGGGACAGTCAGACTCCTCAGAGAGCTGCTGTCACCAAGAAACAACATCAGAATGACAAGCCATTTAAAGCAAAGTCATAAAATGCTGCAGTGCTGCACCGTGATGGCACAATGTGATGTATATCTGTACACCTTTAAAATAGACCAAGCCTGGGTCAAGCTCTGTTTAAAGCCCTGAACTGATCAGCGCTGGAGAAAAGTGCTATAATGATGGTGTATTTTTGTCTGTCGTTAAGCAGATTTATGGTTATGATGATCTCCAGATGCTTCAATCCAGACTGCCAATGGTAAGTAAATTGCTTGGTTCATTTGATTTTAGACAAGTTGTCTCCAGTGTTGATTATTTGTGCAAAATGGTCATTTAATTGTGGTTTATACCTTTTCCTTATGatctctgttctgttttttaaaatgtccacAAACAGTTTTTCTAGGTGGTGTAAATTGATGCACTGCAACTGTTGCATCCTGCATTTGTCCATCTGCAACTTCTGTAAATAGAAGCAAGTGTGCTCTGTGCTTTTGAGTGGAGAAATTTTTAATTGTTGCAGCAACAGTATGACATCTGTCAAATCTAGTAGAAATCTAAGCATTGATGCTTTCTTTTACCAAGAGGTGGGGTTGAACGTAAAGTTACACAACTTGGCAGCCAGTAGATACCTCTGACAGGTTTTGGAGATGGAGATCTTGGCATATGGCAACAAATGCAGGTGTGCTGCAGGGGAGAGAGTGTATGCAGTTTTCCTTTTACATGGATCCAGAAAGTAAATGGCATGTGCGAGACGCTGAGGTCTCAGGCAGAATCACTAAGACCTTCAGCCTAGGTTGCAGAAAGGTGAAAAGTGTTGCTTTCAGAAAACTAGGATAAGGATCCTGGGGAGAAAGTTTGGTAGTGTATAACAGAAAAGCCACAGGATCATGTGATGCACGCTATCCATACAGACAGAAAAGGAGCAATGAGCAATGATCTGAAAAGAAATGTCACTAAACGAACATCATAATTAAAGGTCCAAGTCCACTCCAGGTCTTCCATGTGCAGTCTGGAAACAGCTTGACTCAGATAGTTAAAGGTGAGTACAGGGATGTCCTAGACAAAACCCTGTCCAGCTGCACAtcctgaattaaaaaaacaaagctcaCCACGTGAATAAAGATTTTAACTATATGATGAAGGCATGATCTTGGAAGAAATGTCATCTGAAATGAGTGGGATTAATTTTATAGcagcaaaaagacaaaatatttgcagCTCTGGGGCCAGGAGAGAGATGGTGTGGTGGGTTGGCCCAGGCTGGACCTCAGGACCCCACCAAGCCACTCTGCCCCAGCTGGACAGGGAAGAGAATATACAAGGAAAGGGTCGAGACCAGGACAGGGAGAGATCACACACAGATTACCACCACCGGCAAAGTACGTTCAACTAGGGGaaaatttatatattatattaccAATCAAATTGAGTATGGTAATGAGAAATTACTTGAAATTTaagtaaatttaaattttaaaattacttttcccacccctcctttcttcctgggCTCAATTTCATTCCCAGATTCTCTGCCTCCACCTCCAGTGGTGCAAGGGGATGGGGAACGTGGGTTGGGGTTAGTTCATCACatgttgtctctgctgctccttcctccttgGGGAGGACTCCTCACATGCTATTCCTGCTGCACCGTGGGGTCCCTCCCATGGAAGGAAATCCTCCATACGTTTTTTCTAATATGAGTCCTTCCCACGGACTGCAGTTCTCTATGAATAGCCCCACTGTGGGCCCTTTCCACggggtgcagtccttcagaATAGATTACTCCAGCAAGGGTCTGCCACAGATTGCAAAGTCCTGCAGCAGGCCTGCTCCAGTATGGGCTCTTCTCCCGATGGGTCTACAGGTTCTACtgggagcctgctccagcatggtCTTCCCATAGGGTCGCAATCTCCTTTGGCAACCACTTGCTCCGGTATGGGTTCTTGCATGAGCTGCTGGAGGATATCTGCTGCACCATGGACCTTGATGGTCTGCAGGGGGACAGCCTACCTCACCATGGCATTCTCCAGGGGCTGCACAGGAATCTCTACTCTGGCAGGACATTCTTCCCCTGACCATGTTGTCTGCAGGGTTGTTTTGGATGTTCTCAttcctctctcccagctgctgttttatttattgcagAGGTGCTACCAACATTGCTGATGGCCTTGGCCAGAGCTAGTCTGTTGTGGATCCAGCTGGCGCTGGCCCTCTCAAACACAGGGGAAGCTTCTGCCAGCTTCTCAGAGAAACAacacctgcagcccctttctgcctctgctgGAATGCAAACAAAATATATATCGCTGCCTTGATAAGAGACAAAATGTTTTCTAGGACTGCTGTTAAATGTTATTCAGCCCGTGCTTTCTATATTTTCACGCAACCATGCTGTCCGTGCAAAAGTACTTTTCCCAAGTACTGCGGGACCATACAAGGGTGGGAGGGTTGGTTCTCAGAAGCCAGAAGCTGGGAATTATCAATGCTATTTATGTGTAGTCACATCACAtggatagaaaaaaaagaaatgattaATCTAAAAAAACCAGAGTAAAACACATAGAGAAAAACAGATCTTAAGCCATTAATAAACTCCAAGAGAAAGTGAGAGGCTGTATACCATGCCTGTGTTGCCCTTACATGGTTGGTGCTGCAGCATGTTTTCAAGTGGAGCAATAAGAAAGCTGTAGTGAGAAACACCTTAGGTGGGAAAAGCAGTTGACCTCAGGCTAATTGAAGTCATCCGTCGTGTATCTGCCCTTCATGGAATCCTGGGATGGTTTGCTTTGGGTTGGGAAGGAACATGAAAGGTCACCTCTTCCAAACCACTGCGCAGTGACCAGGGCAATCTTcagctggatcaggttgctcagagcccgaTCCCAGGTacaccacctctctggacaacctgttgcAGTGTTTCATCACTGTTATGGTGCAAAATGCCTTTGTCCTGTCTACTGTTAATCTCCCCTGTTTCAGTTTACGACCGTTTTCCCTGGTGCTGTCTCTAGGGGCTCTCTGAAGAAGTGTGTACCCATCTTTCACAGAAGTCCCGTCACAGCACTGAGAGGTGGGAGTGACGTCTCCCCAGAGGTTTCTGTTGTGGAGGCTGGAGAAGCCCAGCTGTGTCATCCTTCCTTCTTGGGGGAGGTGTTGTCGCCATGCCATGATGTTTGTGGCCATCCCCACAGACGCACTGCCAGTGGTCGGTGTCTCCCTTGTCCTGAGGACTTGAGAGCTAATCACAAGTGGTTGTACAGCAGTCAGGAAAAGTTTgggcagaggctgagggaggtgggtGTTTGGGGAGGTTGTGGGACCAAGGTGGTCAGGGTGTGTGCAGAGCCCTGTGTGGAGTACGGTCTGGAGGAGTGTTGAGTGGAGGAGGCTTCCTGCTGCCCCCATGGGTGTTTTGGAGTATCGTGGAGAGTTACTTGGCAAGCACATCAGGCAATTCCCtgaggactctgggatgcatctcatcagatcccataGATTTGCTGATGTTCAGGTTCCTgaggtggtcacgaacctgatcttcctctacagtgggagggggtttgcCCCCCTGGTCACCATTTTGAGGTTTGTGTGGGTGTGAACACTTGAGGCTTGTGTGTGTTCCTGGATGGAGCTCCCCTAGATGGTGTGTTGGAAGGTGTTGAGGATGGGGCAGAAAGGCAGGATTGCAGACTCCGTGCAGAAGGGTTAAGGGGGGCatcttcttcatagaatcacggatTGATAGGTGTACCGGGGATGGAAAGGACCTTCgaggatcatcgagcccaactcTTGTCCCTGCACTGGAGAACCCCAATGTCACGGTGTGTGTCTGTGGGTATTGTCCAAATGTGTCTTGactattgtcaggcttggcatcATGACTGCTTCCCGGGGTtccctgtcccagtgctgcCCGGCCATATGATGAGTGAAGAAGCTTtgctaatatccaacctaagtGTCCCCTTGCCCGTCTTCCTGCCGTTCCCTCAAGTCGGATCATTGGTCACTGTAGAGGAGACATGAGTGgctgttccttcctttctttagaAGCTGTGGGTGGTGATGAGttctctcctcagtctcctcttcttgaGGCTGAAGAGACCAAGTGACATGAGGTGCTCCTGGCACCGCTTTCTGTCTAAAGTCCTCAGCAGCTTTGTCCTCTTTTTCTGGACACTCTAAAGTAGCTTTTACACCTTTCTTTATCCTGTGGTGACCAAACCGGGACTCGAGGTGTTTCCTCACcggtgcagagcagagcagagcaggacagctGCCACGCTGGAGTGTCTGGTGATGCTGTGCTGgctgcaccccaggacacggttgttccttttggctgccagggcactgctggctcaagtTCAGCTTGCCATTGATCAGAACCTCCAGATCCCTTTCGAGAGGGCTGCTCCCCAGTGTCTTACTCCCCAGTCTGTGTGGACCTCCTGGACTGCTGGGTCCCAGGTGGAAAACCTGGTGGTTGCCCGTGTTGAACTTGATGGGACTGGTGATTGCCCAGCTCTGCagtctgtccagatccctctgcaggctCCCGGCCCTCAAGAGTGTCAACAGCTCCCCTCAATTTTGAGTCATTGGCTAACTTGGTCAGTGCGTCCAGGTCATTAATGGAGACATTAATGTCTCTGAGATGGATCCGTGTGGAACCCAGTTAGTGTCTGGGTCACCATCCCGATGTGTCCGCAGTGCCTGTGACCCTTTGAGCGCCCACCATCAGCCCGTGGCTGCTGCCCCCCTGGGTGTTTTGTGTGCTTGGAGACGAGAGGCAGTGGCAAGCGTTTTGCAAGAGGTCTTTATTTAGTGGGGAATAAATAGGGGAATAAATAGATGGGAGGCATTGTCCAAATAAATAGAAGGAGTTGTGTGAGGAGAGGAGCAGGCGCTGGAGGGTGAGGGTGCAGGGCGGTTGTTGGAGCGTCGCTTGAGGTGGGTGAGGTGAGTTGGGATGTTTGGTAGGGGATGAGTCCGTGCTGAAGGAGGGCTGGAGGTGCGTGGGTGCGTTGgggttgttgttgttggttgtTCTAGTTGTgggtggtgctggtgaggtTGTGGAGGTGTTGGAAGCAGAGGCGAGCTTCGAGGTAGACGTGGTGCCAGGCGCAGTCGCTGTGGTTGTTGGCGTtgaggaagctgtggatgcgCCTGAAGTACCTGTTGACGTTGAGCGTGAGGAGCATGGAGTTGTCCTTGAGGCATTGCTGGAGGCGCTGGGTGTGTTGGTCGAGGGTGTTGAGGAGGTCGTCTCGTGCGGGGTTGTCCCATTGCTGCGGGATGCGGTTGCTGCTGAGGGTGTGGAGGAGGTTGCTGAGGATGGCGAGGGCGCTGTGCTGGGGGTGCTGCGGGTGGCGGTTGTGTGGGAAGGCGTCGGGGAAGAAGGGCGGCAGTTGTTGCTGGCAGGTGGAGTTGGGAGCCATGGTGCGGAGGAGGTGGAGGCCGCGTGCGGGGAGGGCACGTGGGAGGTGGCAGGCGAGGGCGGTGGGGAGAAGCGCCgcgaggaggagcaggaggtgtGGGGCGTGGGGCGCAGGCATGGTGGGCGTGTGGGTGCCGCGTGGGTGGTGTCGGTGAGGCGTGTGGCGAGGCCGGGTGGTGGTGCGGGTGGTGGCTGTGCTCGGGGCGCTGTGGGGCGGGCATCTTTATGTGTCGGGGCGGCTTTCCCTTTCTGGCTTTGGGGTGGCCGCCAGTTTCCGCCCGTGGTTTGGAGTTGTCTGTGGGGGTCCTGGGGAAGTGCGTGTGCGGGGTGTCCGTGGGGAGGGCGGTGTCGGAGCTTTGGGTGGCTGTGTGGGGCACGGAGGTGGCCGTGGTGGTTGAGTGGGGGATGCGGCATGGCTGGGGCAGAGCCCTCGTGGTCGTCAGTggtggggaggtggggagggttTCCCTGTCGGGTGCCTCCGGGTTGCGGCTGAAGTTTCCCTTCCTGCGCCGGTGTCTCTTCCGTCCGCGGTGGCTGGTGTTGGCCGTGGGGCGTTTGCCTTTCCCTTTCGCCTTTGGTTTCGTCTTGGCTGGTCTTTCCTTGAGAGTTGGTGTGGGGAGGGGCCGTGAAGTGATGTCAGTGGGCCGAGGCTGGGGAGCCCTGTGGTGGAGGGAAGGcctgggggtggtggtggcTCGGGAGGAGTTTTGTGTGGGTGTGGGCACTTGAGGCTTGTGTGTGTTCCTAGATGGAGCTTCCCCAGGTGGTGCGTTGGGAGGTGTTGAGGATGGGGCAGAAAGGCAGGATTGCAACCTGCTTGAAGAAGGACTAAGGAAGAACGTGTTTTATAGATTCATCGGTTTAACCATTGACTTGTGATGGAAGGAACCAAGAAGGGTCATGCAGCCCAAGTGCTGTAGTTTCACAGAACCCAAAATTCATAACGCGTTGTGATGGCCTGGTTCTTGaatgttgtcaggcttggtgctgtgttTGTTTCCCTGGATTCCCTGTTCCAGTTCTCCTCCGCTGTCTGGCTGAAGAtccttctcatcgaccagcacccccaaatccttctctgcagggacactctcacagaatcacagaataacccggttggaagagacccccaggatcatcgagtccaaccattcccatcaatcactaaaccatgtccctcagcaccttgtccactaAGGAAGTGACTAAGGAAGAATCTGTTTTATAGATTCATTGGTTTAACCATTGACTTGTGATGGAAGGAACCAAGAAGGGTCATGCAGCCCAAGTGCTGTAGTTTCACAGAACCCCAAAATTCATAACGCGTTGTGAGGGCCTGGTCCATATGGTTGTTGAacgttgtcaggcttggtgcagTGATTTCTTCCCTGGATTCCCTGTTCCTGTGCTCCTCCACTGTCTGGCTGAAGATCCTTTTCCTAGTATCCGACCTAATCTTCCCTTTGCCCATCTTCGTGCCATGTCCTCCAGTCCTGTCATTGGTTGGCAGAGTGGAGACATCAGAGTCTTATCCTTCCTTTAATTGGAAGCTGTAGAGTGCATTGAGGTCTGTCCTCTGTCTCGTCTTCCCTAGGCTGACCAGGCgcagtgacttcagctgctcctcatctgGCTTCCTCTCTAGAGCCTTCACCaactcctctggacactctccagtagctttgcgcctttttttatcctgtggtgCCCAATCGAGCGTATGAGGTGGGGCTGGACGAGTGCAGAGTAGAGCGagagagtcatagaatcttagaatagtttgggttggaagggaccttaaagatcatctagttccaagccccttgccatgggcagggacacctcccacgaggtgaggcttccctgggcagcctgtgccattGCCTCacctctcacggtgaagaagttcttcctaatgtctagtcttaATCTGTCTCTCTCCACTTTATACCCGTTACCACTTGTCTtatcaccacaagtctttgtgaacagtccgtccccagctttcctgtagtcccttcagatactggtaggttgctgtaaggtctcctgggagccttctcgtcttcaagctgaacaaccccacctctcttaGCCTGTTctcgtatgggagatgctccagccctctgatcatctttgtagccctcgtTGGGACcgactccaacagctccatatcattcttatgttgaggattccagaactggactcagtagtccagatgaggtctcacgagagaggagtagaggggcagaatcccctcccttgacctgctggtcgcCCTTGTTTTGAttcagcccaggacatggttggccttctgggctgcgaccACATGTTGCTGGCCCATGTCAAGCCTCTCATAGACCTGCGCCCCCAAGTCCTCTGATTGCACtccctgtgcagttccctcctcttcttGAGTTGGACTGGCAGGTGTTGACTCATCCACACTAGTCTCTTGCCTTTCCtccctgattttctacatatagggactgagtgctcttgcgCTTTATGGGAAGCTTCTTTCAATGTGTACCAGCTcctttctgctcccttgtccccaaggaccaTGTCCCATGGTGTCCTACCGAGTAATTCCTTTAGGAACTATGAtcctgcttttctgaaatttagggtcctgactatagtcgtcacctgtcccatatccctcaggaccttgaactctgGAAGTTGGTGAATACTGCAGCGGAGGAAATCCAGGCAAAGGcttgagggagaaggaaaaggagaatggGAGCCCAGTCTTCCTCCTTCTGCTCAGTTGTCCGGGTGACCATACTTCTTTTGATACCACCCAtgatatggttggacttgtgGGCTGCAAGCGCTCATGTctagcttctcatcaaccagcacccctaagtcttcctgtgcagggctgctctcaatcacattttccttcatgctgtattgaaattggggttgccctgacccagatgtaggacgttgcacttggcctttttgaatctccagcttgtcctgtccctgtggATGATATCCCATCCTTCTGACGTGACCACTCaggcttggtgtcatctgcaaatttgctgagggtgcactggATCTCGGTGTCTCTGTCATGGATGAAGATATCAAACAGCAGAGTCCCAGTAGGGGagcctgagggacaccacttgtcctGGATCTCCCATTCAGACATGAAGCTCTTAAGTGCTGCTTTTTGAAAGTGCTCTTTGGAAGTCCAGAAGAATGACCTCTGGTGCTTTTTGGTGTGTCCCCTGATGTGCGCGCCCCATCCTAGGAAGGCAGTAGTTTGCTGGGGCAGAACTGTCCCTTGGAGAAGCCCTGGTTTCTGTCtggaatcccctccctgtcctgcATGTGCTTTAGCCTAGGATCTGTTCCATGGTGGCCCCAGGCCCAGAGGGGAGGCTGCTAGGTGGGTAGTTCCCGGGGTCGTAttttctacccttttaaaaACCAGGCACAacgttgcccttcttccagtcaccatgGCCTTCTCCTGACTGCCGTGACTTTTCAGACTACAGagagagtggcttggccactacatcagccagttccctccggactctgggatgcatctcctCAGGTGTAAGCCCTCTGTGGTGTGTCTCTGCTTGATAGAATCCTGGACTGGTTAGTGCTGGTAAGGATCATGAAATGTAATCCTATCCAAACGCCGCCCAGCAATGATCAGGGTGATCTTGGATTGCGTTGTATTTCTAAAATTCCCCTCCAAAGTGGCCTTGAATGTTTTGGGGAATTGGGCATCCACCACCTGACTGGACAACCTGCTGCAGTGTTTCACCTCTGTGGTGGTACAAAATGCCTTTGTCCTGTCTACTCTGAATCTGTCCTGTGTTGGTTTACAACTGTTTGCCCTGGTGCTGTCACTAGAGGCTCGCTGAAGAAGTGTGTCCCCATCCTTCCCAGAAGGCCCTTGTAGCACTGAGAAGTGGACAGTAAGGTCTTCCTGTAGCCTTGTGTTGTGGAGGCTGTATAATCCCAGCTGTGCCAGGTTTTCCTGTTAGGAGAGGTGTTGCAACCCTGTGATGATGTTTGTGGCCGTAACCCGGGGTTGCAGCTCCCCAGCGTCTTGCTCCCCAGTCTGTGTGGAGCTCCCGGACTGCCGGGTCCCAGGTGGAAAACCTGGTGGTTGCCCGTGTTGAACTTGATGGGACTGGTGATTGCCCAGCTCTGCagtctgtccagatccctctgcaggctCCCGGCCCTCAAGAGTGTCAACAGCTCCCCTCAATTTTGAGTCATTGGCTAACTTGGTCAGTGCGTCCAGGTCATTAATGGAGACATTAATGTCTCTGAGATGGATCCGTGTGGAACCCAGTTAGTGTCTGGGTCACCATCCTGATGTGTCCGCAGTGCCTGTGACCCTTTGAGCGCCCACCATCAGCCCGTGGCTGCTGCCCCCCTGGGTGTTTTGTGTGCTTGGAGACGAGAGGCAGTGGCAAGCGTTTTGCAAGAGGTCTTTATTTAGTGGGGAATAAATAGGGGAATAAATAGATGGGAGGCATTGTCCAAATAAATAGAAGGAGTTGTGTGAGGAGAGGAGCAGGCGCTGGAGGGTGAGGGTGCAGGGCGGTTGTTGGAGCGTCGCTTGAGGTGGGTGAGGTGAGTTGGGATGTTTGGTAGGGGATGAGTCCGTGCTGAAGGAGGGCTGGAGGTGCGTGTGTGCGTTGgggttgttgttgttggttgtTCTAGTTGTgggtggtgctggtgaggtTGTGGAGGTGTTGGAAGCAGAGGCGAGCTTCGAGGTAGACGTGGTGCCAGGCGCAGTCGCTGTGGTTGTTGGCGTtgaggaagctgtggatgcgCCTGAAGTACCTGTTGACATTGAGCGTGAGGAGCATGGAGTTGTCCTTGAGGCATTGCTGGAGGCGCTGGGTGTGTTGGTCGAGGGTGTTGAGGAGGTCGTCTCGTGCGGGGTTGTCCCATTGCTGCGGGATGCGGTTGCTGCTGAGGGTGTGGAGGAGGTTGCTGAGGATGGCGAGGGCGCTGTGCTGGGGGTGCTGCGGGTGGCGGTTGTGTGGGAAGGCGTCGGGGAAGAAGGGCGGCAGTTGTTGCTGGCAGGTGGAGTTGGGAGCCATGGTGCGGAGGAGGTGGAGGCCGCGTGCGGGGAGGGCGCGTGGGAGGTGGCAGGCGAGGGCGGTGGGGAGAAGCGCCgcgaggaggagcaggaggtttGGGGCGTGGGGCGCAGGCATGGTGGGCGTGTGGGTGCCGCGTGGGTGGTGTCGGTGAGGCGTGTGGCGAGGCCGGGTGGTGGTGCGGGTGGTGGCTGTGCTCGGGGCGCTGTGGGGCGGGCGTCTTTATGTGTCGGGGCGGCTTTCCCTTTCAGGCTTCGGGGTGGCCGCCAGTTTCTGCCCGTGGTTTGGAGTTGTCTGTGGGGGTCCTGGGGAAGTGCGTGTGCGGGGTGTCCGTGGGGAGGGCGGTGTCGGAGCTTTGGGTGGCTGTGTGGGGCACGGAGGTGGCCGTGGTGGTTGAGTGGGGGATGCGGCATGGCTGGGGCAGAGCCCTCGTGGTCGTCAGTggtggggaggtggggagggttTCCCTGTCGGGTGCCTCCGGGTTGCGGCTGAAGTTTCCCTTCCTGCGCCGGTGTCTCTTCCGTCCGCGGTGGCTGGTGTTGGCCGTGGGGCGTTTGCCTTTCCCTTTCGCCTTTGGTTTCGTCTTGGCTGGTCTTTCCTTGAGAGTTGGTGTGGGGAGGGGCCGTGAAGTGATGTCAGTGGGCCGAGGCTGGGGAGCCCCGTGGTGGAGGGAAGGcctgggggtggtggtggcTCGGGAGGAGTTTTGTGTGGGTGTGGGCACTTGAGGCTTGTGTGTGTTCCTGGATGGAGCTTCCCCAGGTGGTGCGTTGGGAGGTGTTGAGGATGGGGCAGAAAGGCAGGATTGCAACCTGCTTGAAGAAGGACTAAGGAAGAACGTGTTTTATAGATTCATCGGTTTAACCATTGACTTGTGATGGAAGGAACCAAGAAGGGTCATGCAGCCCAAGTGCTGTAGTTTCACAGAACCCAAAATTCATAACGCGTTGTGATGGCCTGGTTCTTGaatgttgtcaggcttggtgctgtgttTGTTTCCCTGGATTCCCTGTTCCAGTTCTCCTCCGCTGTCTGGCTGAAGAtccttctcatcgaccagcacccccaaatccttctctgcagggacactctcacagaatcacagaataacccggttggaagagacccccaggatcatcgagtccaaccattcccatcaatcactaaaccatgtccctcagcaccttgtccacccgtcccttaaacccctccagggaagggaactcaaccctctccctggggagcctggtatagaatcatagaatcatagaataaccaggttggaagagacccaccggatcatcgagtgcaaccattcctatcaaacactaaaccatgccccttagcacctcgtccacccgtgccttaaatacctcaagggaaggtgactcaaccacctccctgggcagcctcttccagtgcccaatgaccctttctgtgaagagttttttcctaatgtgcagcttaaatctcccctggcagagcttgaggccattccctcttgtcctgtcccccgtcacttgggagaagtggccagcaccctcctctctacaacgtcctttcaggtagttgtagagagcaatgaggtctcccctcagcctcctcttctccaagctaaacaaccccagctctctgagccgctcctcataaggcctgttctccagccccttcaccagctttgttgctcttctctgggctcgctccagagcctctcAATCCCATCTTTCCTGCCTCGTGTACTGAGagtggggattgccccaacccaggtgatGCAACCCTGCATTTttccttgttaaacctcatgatattctcacaggcccacttctccaacctgtccaggtccctctggatgacctCCTATCCTTCCTATGTGGCAACTGCAGtgctcagcttggtgtcctctgcaaacttCCTGATGTTTCTGCAAACAACTCGCTCTCTATATCGTTGATGCAGCTCTTAATCAGCACTGATGTGAGTAGGGACCCGTGAGGgtcaccacttgtcatggatctcccaTTTGGACTTtgagccgttgaccactactctctcgGTAGGACCGTCTGACCTATTTCTGATCCACGTAAGCGTTCACCCATCTAATCCTTCTGTCTTGAGTTTAGATataaggatgttgtgggggaccgtgtcacaggctttacagaagtccagacagatcaCATCTGTCGGTTCACCTGTGTCCACGTCTGCCGTTACCCcgtcatagaaagccactaggttggtcatacaggatttgcccctggtgaagccgtggtAGCTGCcgttaatcacctccatgtccttcatGTCCTTTAGGACA containing:
- the LOC138733471 gene encoding interferon-like → MPAPHAPNLLLLLAALLPTALACHLPRALPARGLHLLRTMAPNSTCQQQLPPFFPDAFPHNRHPQHPQHSALAILSNLLHTLSSNRIPQQWDNPARDDLLNTLDQHTQRLQQCLKDNSMLLTLNVNRYFRRIHSFLNANNHSDCAWHHVYLEARLCFQHLHNLTSTTHN